Proteins from one Plasmodium gaboni strain SY75 chromosome 4, whole genome shotgun sequence genomic window:
- a CDS encoding serine/threonine protein kinase, FIKK family: protein MNYFSKYKVIESNGLFYTKNEKYANFFINIKKKKQVKNKDDSYNIIKLLFPRCIIVFIILLLFIIPLNEVIYNEYDCSSKHIQHYCIRNLSESLRGKNEFDDDSENWWSSNLFKEKKKSVKNSEEIKNYSSCKTKKSKSQHKSKTKSSKEKSVKNIFGSKRSSSHENTDLYSDSDVEYDYGNLFYDCYYTEELIEPCVEKEEETYYDAQEDFPSEEKNKYKIKENEKSYKNVNNDCKVEDVENMHYKLFYNWKLGKEALTKLLGCSNRLRVNNVKYADWKFKSIPTVGFSKDGDRLQEMFKASVFSYNEKGEEEGEVYLFIKKIPIEVWVRQYNLMNAHKGEYLLDGENFIMEGVTSAYLSEYYPGLIPKLYKVLYEPENDKCNVDNNNTNVDNHKSDSKHKSNSKHKSNGKHKSNSKHKSNGKRKSDSNDQDDKNDQRDSNDRSDNNHKCDSNNKCDNNSHNKNNHNDDNNTNDVVDEDIEAYSDLNKFNEMLTEQLNKNKNGYVVFVSELFGEDLFQYINKRNENEDTRVRNEDKKIIMFEFLKLLIKLHNAGLAHLDISPENILIENNGDLRLCDLAKCAPLYTCNLRHIKGSGDDLYLFQSYQPCVGKIPCIPKECWDIIREHINLKIDHPFEYLSSITDQEERKKYYFDVHCVDKYMLGIFYIWMWNLSYIWKRADPPNDKTFNNFLKYDLNINVFQLTQQWPKGLKDIINKLLLLESRMKTDLNELTEHPWWFSED from the exons ttctaaATATAAGGTTATTGAATCTAATGGGTTGttttatacaaaaaatgaaaaatatgctaatttttttataaatataaaaaaaaagaaacaagttaaaaataaagatgatagttataatattataaaattattatttccaagatgtattattgtttttatcattttattattgtttataATTCCATTG aatgaagttatatataatgaatatgatTGTTCTAGTAAACACATTCAACATTATTGTATTAGAAACTTATCAGAGAGTTTAAGGGGTAAAAATGAATTTGACGATGATTCGGAAAATTGGTGGTCAAGTAATTTgtttaaagaaaaaaaaaaaagtgtAAAAAATTCggaagaaataaaaaattattctagttgtaaaacaaaaaaaagtaaGTCTCAACATAAATCTAAAACAAAGAGTTCTAAAGAAAAAAgtgtaaaaaatatttttggTAGTAAAAGAAGTAGTTCACATGAAAATACTGATTTATATAGTGATAGTGATGTGGAGTATGACTATGGAAATCTATTTTATGATTGTTATTATACTGAAGAATTAATTGAACCCTGCgtagaaaaagaagaagaaacATATTATGATGCACAAGAAGATTTTCCTAgtgaagaaaaaaataaatataaaataaaagaaaatgaaaaatcttataaaaatgtaaataatgACTGTAAGGTAGAAGATGTAGAAAATATGCATTATAaacttttttataactGGAAATTAGGAAAAGAAGCTTTGACGAAATTATTAGGATGTTCTAATAGATTAAGAGTAAATAATGTGAAATATGCTGATTGGAAATTTAAATCTATTCCAACTGTAGGTTTTTCAAAAGATGGAGATAGACTTCAAGAAATGTTTAAAGCTTCTgttttttcatataatgAGAAAGGTGAAGAAGAAGGAGaagtatatttatttattaaaaagataCCTATAGAGGTGTGGGTAAGACAGTACAATCTTATGAATGCTCATAAAGGAGAATATTTATTAGATGGagaaaattttattatggAAGGAGTAACCTCAGCTTATTTAAGCGAGTATTATCCTGGGCTCATACCTAAATTGTACAAGGTATTATATGAGCCtgaaaatgataaatgTAATGTCGACAATAACAATACAAATGTAGATAATCATAAGAGTGATAGTAAGCATAAGAGTAATAGTAAGCATAAGAGTAATGGTAAACATAAGAGTAATAGTAAGCATAAGAGTAATGGTAAACGTAAAAGTGATAGTAATGACCaagatgataaaaatgacCAACGTGATAGTAATGACAGGAGTGATAATAATCACAAATGTGATAGTAACAACAAATGTGATAATAATAGccataataaaaataaccataatgatgataataatacaaaCGATGTTGTTGATGAAGATATTGAGGCTTATAGTGATTTGAATAAATTTAATGAGATGTTAACAGAacaattaaataaaaataagaatgGTTATGTTGTTTTTGTTTCTGAATTATTTGGTGAAGATctttttcaatatattaataaaaggaatgaaaatgaagataCTCGTGTAAGaaatgaagataaaaaaataattatgtttgaatttttaaagttattaataaaattacaTAATGCAGGATTGGCACATCTTGATATATCTCctgaaaatattttaatagaaaataatgGTGATTTACGTTTATGTGATCTAGCTAAATGTGCTCCATTATATACATGTAATTTAAGACATATTAAAGGAAGTGGGgatgatttatatttattccAATCTTATCAACCATGTGTTGGAAAAATCCCATGTATTCCAAAAGAGTGTTGGGATATTATAAGagaacatataaatttaaaaattgaTCATCcttttgaatatttatcATCTATTACTGATCaagaagaaagaaaaaaatattattttgatgTACACTGTgtagataaatatatgcttggtatattttatatatggATGTGGAATTTAAGTTATATATGGAAACGAGCTGATCCACCAAATGATAAaacatttaataatttcttaaaatacgatttgaatataaatgtatttcAGTTAACCCAACAATGGCCAAAAGGACTCAAAGATATAATTAAc aaattattattactagAAAGCAGAATGAAGACAGatttaaatgaattaaCTGAACATCCTTGGTGGTTTAGTGAAgattaa